A window of the Brassica oleracea var. oleracea cultivar TO1000 chromosome C1, BOL, whole genome shotgun sequence genome harbors these coding sequences:
- the LOC106339425 gene encoding cytochrome P450 72A15-like: protein MSLPVVAAALMVVLAAVLIRVVNWVWITPKKLERYLRRQGLPGTPYTPLFGDIKKNINMLMEARSKPISLTDDVIPYLLPLALKMFNSHGRTFFMWTGPVPTIMITNPEHIKEVFSKTYDFEATVSSPLVKLLVGGLASYKGDKWARHRRIINPAFNLEKIKNMVPAFYHTALSLPICFYFICDSRSFLPLVCIRLIS from the exons ATGTCTTTACCAGTAGTAGCAGCAGCTTTAATGGTGGTTTTAGCAGCTGTGTTGATAAGGGTTGTGAACTGGGTGTGGATAACACCAAAGAAGCTGGAGAGGTACCTGAGAAGACAAGGTCTTCCCGGAACTCCTTACACGCCTCTCTTTGGAGATATCAAGAAGAATATTAACATGTTGATGGAGGCAAGATCAAAACCCATCTCTCTAACGGATGATGTCATCCCATATCTCCTTCCTCTTGCCTTAAAAATGTTCAACTCTCACG GAAGGACCTTCTTCATGTGGACTGGACCAGTTCCAACGATCATGATAACGAATCCAGAGCATATCAAAGAAGTCTTCAGTAAAACTTACGACTTTGAAGCGACTGTTTCATCACCTTTGGTCAAACTGTTAGTAGGCGGGCTCGCCAGCTACAAGGGAGATAAGTGGGCGAGACACAGGAGGATCATCAACCCTGCTTTCAACCTCGAGAAGATCAAG AACATGGTCCCTGCGTTCTACCATACTGCTCTCTCTCTACCTATTTGCTTTTATTTCATATGTGATAGTAGATCGTTCCTTCCACTTGTCTGTATCCGTTTGATAAGTTAA
- the LOC106339433 gene encoding 60S ribosomal protein L18a-2-like has protein sequence MHLIVVSLFSRYFLRKLKKEPPRNQYLRYLAALPEPNYAEEQMYTEMASRHRVRFPCIQIIKTATVPAKALQERESTKQFHNSKIKFPLVFRKVRPPIKTTYKASKPNIFM, from the exons ATGCATTTGATTGTTGTATCTCTATTCTCTAGGTACTTCCTTAGGAAACTGAAGAAGG AACCCCCACGAAATCAATATCTACGGTATCTGGCTGCGTTACCAGAGCCGAACTATGCAGAGGAGCAGATGTACACTGAGATGGCTTCTCGCCACAGAGTGAGGTTCCCTTGCATTCAGATCATCAAGACTGCCACAGTCCCTGCAAAAGCTCTGCAAGAGAGAGAGAGCACCAAGCAGTTCCATAACTCCAAGATCAAGTTCCCTCTTGTTTTCAGGAAGGTCAGACCACCAATCAAGACTACATACAAAGCTTCAAAGCCCAACATTTTCATGTAA